One stretch of Asterias rubens chromosome 8, eAstRub1.3, whole genome shotgun sequence DNA includes these proteins:
- the LOC117293432 gene encoding uncharacterized protein LOC117293432 — MAEAALHTETTCKIRHVHIECPICLSRFTDPKILDCLHSFCLKCLQELTDKQDPKTDIIICPMCKKKTSIPDGGLSGLLSCFFLSSLVDDVINLEGPKEDINPPVLACEQCDEGLEAVSRCVDCDANYCKTCLEHHARLKAISHHQIVNAIGSSHVRPKDKDKTETQTCRKHTDQELCFYCDTCELLVCLKCAVFDHRASNHNLSEINDSIRSYRLAVDEALQKFDECRKQFQKVDDSIKHSQRRLQLMVDQALRDIVAKEEEEITKIRNASRHLQERVTQIGQERGKGFESIQSSNHDKISRAEQIVASVNDLMQHADNFELLDLKPKVMHNLDFHKELQFQTVQHSKSFIGFKGHNIVTDADLGEILEEEKWEVKTEFGKKGKGEGEFKRARDVACFSNGDIVVTDTARRLLSTFTSKGSYKSSGGQSGTEDGKLIQPFGVTVTSDDLLLVTDGQDVKVYDRELRYIRQFRPSQNQVEGQSKSLLRGISVDNKDRIAVADCKRKVISLHNMDGSIISTIHHDDISSDCFLSIRSKERLVFTHFGKMNLVCVDFFGNEVFNISTSINGKSVKPYGVCCDDAGDIFLSVYCGGWGINEIHHYEASGEHIGCVARGLYAPLDMTFTPTGDLIVADRHSVKVLHRL, encoded by the coding sequence ATGGCTGAAGCTGCTTTACACACCGAGACCACTTGCAAGATTAGACATGTACACATCGAATGCCCAATCTGCCTGAGTCGGTTCACCGATCCGAAAATCCTAGACTGTCTTCACAGCTTCTGCTTAAAATGTCTTCAGGAACTTACAGACAAACAGGATCCGAAGACGGATATTATTATTTGCCCAatgtgtaaaaagaaaacatcaatCCCAGATGGGGGATTGTCGGGTCTTCTTAGCTGCTTTTTCTTGAGCTCGCttgttgatgacgtcattaatctTGAAGGTCCGAAGGAGGACATTAACCCTCCTGTCTTGGCTTGCGAACAATGCGACGAAGGTCTTGAAGCCGTCTCACGGTGTGTCGACTGTGATGCGAACTATTGCAAGACATGTCTGGAACACCACGCAAGGCTAAAAGCTATCAGTCATCATCAAATCGTTAATGCTATCGGTTCGTCACATGTGCGACCCAAAGACAAGGACAAAACTGAAACACAAACGTGCCGGAAACACACTGACCAGGAACTGTGTTTCTATTGCGACACGTGTGAATTACTTGTGTGTCTCAAATGTGCGGTGTTCGATCACCGAGCGTCCAACCACAATCTCTCTGAAATCAATGATTCCATTCGATCTTATCGTCTAGCTGTTGATGAAGCCTTGCAGAAGTTTGATGAATGTCGCAAGCAATTCCAAAAAGTGGACGACTCTATCAAACACTCACAGCGTAGATTACAGCTCATGGTCGACCAGGCTCTTCGAGATATTGTGGCTAAGGAGGAAGAGGAAATCACTAAGATAAGAAATGCATCTCGCCACCTTCAAGAAAGAGTCACACAAATCGGTCAAGAAAGAGGTAAGGGATTTGAGAGCATACAGAGCAGCAATCACGATAAGATTAGCCGTGCAGAGCAGATCGTAGCTTCAGTCAATGACTTGATGCAACATGCTGATAACTTTGAGCTGCTGGACCTCAAGCCAAAAGTTATGCACAACTTAGACTTCCACAAAGAGCTTCAGTTTCAAACAGTGCAGCATAGCAAGTCATTCATCGGGTTCAAAGGTCATAATATCGTCACTGATGCAGATCTCGGTGAAATACTAGAGGAAGAGAAGTGGGAGGTTAAGACAGAGTTTGGTAAAAAAGGGAAAGGTGAGGGGGAGTTCAAGCGTGCAAGGGACGTTGCTTGTTTTAGCAATGGTGACATTGTCGTTACTGATACAGCGAGGCGGCTATTATCCACATTTACATCAAAGGGTAGTTACAAATCTTCAGGTGGTCAAAGTGGAACAGAGGACGGTAAACTAATACAACCTTTTGGTGTTACCGTGACCTCTGATGACCTGCTCCTGGTTACTGATGGACAGGATGTAAAGGTTTATGATAGAGAACTGAGATACATTCGTCAGTTCCGACCCTCACAGAATCAAGTTGAGGGGCAGTCAAAGAGTCTACTTCGTGGTATTTCTGTGGACAATAAAGATCGGATTGCAGTGGCTGACTGTAAGAGAAAGGTCATATCTCTGCATAATATGGATGGATCCATCATTTCCACAATACATCATGATGATATAAGTAGCGACTGCTTTCTATCTATAAGAAGCAAGGAGCGTCTGGTATTCACACACTTCGGCAAGATGAATCTAGTTTGTGTGGATTTCTTTGGAAACGAGGTGTTCAATATCAGCACCTCCATTAACGGCAAATCTGTCAAACCTTATGGTGTGTGCTGCGACGATGCTGGAGacatttttttgtctgtttattGCGGTGGCTGGGGAATCAATGAGATACATCATTACGAAGCATCAGGTGAGCACATCGGCTGTGTAGCTCGTGGCTTGTACGCACCTCTAGACATGACGTTTACTCCTACCGGTGACCTCATCGTGGCTGATCGTCACTCGGTCAAGGTCTTGCATCGTCTGTGA